One window of Triticum dicoccoides isolate Atlit2015 ecotype Zavitan chromosome 5A, WEW_v2.0, whole genome shotgun sequence genomic DNA carries:
- the LOC119298962 gene encoding protein kinase PINOID-like, giving the protein MVAAVRAPVPRKPPAEGTLLLAAEEGLSDLDTASSTGAPNSSLSSASSAGSLARCSSLSRLSFDCTPSAAMSAAACSPRPSAAFRPHRSGDVAWAAIRALSAASPATPLGPADFRLVRRVGGGDIGTVYLCRLRASAEAEAPSCMYAMKVIDRRAVAKKHKLERAAAEKRILRLLDHPFLPTLFADFDAAPRFSCVVMEFCPGGDLHSLRHRMPSRRFPLPSARFYAAEVLLALEYLHMMGIVYRDLKPENVLIRADGHIMLTDFDLSLQSTSSPSLEPAVPEEEEEEEPRSASCFPIRFRRRRHRRRCAASPPRFVAEPVSARSCSFVGTHEYVAPEVAGGGAHGAAVDWWAYGVFLYELLHGRTPFAGATNEDTLRNIVRAPLTFPTSSSGTGCHADVAAARDLIARLLTKDPAARLGSRHGAADVKAHPFFKSLNLALLRSSRPPVVPSAPLHRSQSCKTPASRKPDTQRFDLF; this is encoded by the coding sequence ATGGTGGCCGCGGTGCGAGCTCCGGTGCCCAGGAAGCCGCCCGCGGAGGGGACGCTGCTTCTGGCGGCGGAGGAGGGGCTGTCGGACCTGGACACGGCGTCGTCCACGGGGGCGCCCAACTCGAGCCTCAGCTCGGCCAGCAGCGCCGGCAGCCTCGCGCGCTGCTCCAGCCTCTCCCGCCTCTCCTTCGACTGCACCCCGTCCGCGGCCATGTCGGCGGCGGCGTGCTCCCCGCGCCCGTCCGCGGCGTTCCGGCCGCACCGCTCCGGCGACGTGGCGTGGGCGGCCATCCGCGCGCTCTCGGCGGCCTCCCCGGCGACCCCGCTCGGCCCCGCGGACTTCAGGCTCGTCCGGCGCGTCGGCGGCGGCGACATCGGCACCGTGTACCTCTGCCGCCTCCGGGCCTCGGCGGAGGCGGAGGCCCCGTCGTGCATGTACGCGATGAAGGTGATCGACCGCCGCGCCGTGGCCAAGAAGCACAAGctggagcgcgcggcggccgagaaGCGCATCCTGCGGCTCCTCGACCACCCGTTCCTCCCCACGCTCTTCGCCGACTTCGACGCCGCCCCGCGCTTCTCCTGCGTCGTCATGGAGTTCTGCCCCGGCGGCGACCTCCACTCGCTCCGCCACCGCATGCCCTCCCGCCGCTTCCCGCTCCCCTCCGCCCGCTTCTACGCCGCCGAGGTGCTCCTGGCGCTCGAGTACCTGCACATGATGGGCATCGTCTACCGCGACCTCAAGCCGGAGAACGTGCTGATACGCGCCGACGGCCACATCATGCTCACCGACTTCGACCTGTCGCTCCAGTCCACGTCGTCGCCGTCGCTGGAGCCCGCCGtccccgaggaggaggaagaggaggagccgcGCAGCGCGTCCTGCTTCCCGATACGTTTCAGGCGGCGGAGGCACCGTCGCCGGTGCGCGGCGTCTCCCCCGCGGTTCGTGGCGGAGCCGGTGTCGGCGCGGTCGTGCTCCTTCGTGGGCACGCACGAGTACGTGGCGCCGGAGGTGGCAGGCGGCGGCGCGCACGGCGCTGCCGTGGACTGGTGGGCCTACGGCGTGTTCCTCTACGAGCTCCTCCACGGCCGCACCCCGTTCGCGGGCGCCACCAACGAGGACACACTCCGCAACATAGTGCGCGCGCCGCTCACCttccccacctcctcctccggcaccGGCTGCCACGCCGACGTCGCCGCGGCGCGGGACCTCATCGCGCGCCTGCTCACCAAGGACCCCGCCGCCCGGCTCGGGTCCCGCCACGGCGCCGCCGACGTGAAGGCCCATCCCTTCTTCAAGAGCCTCAACCTCGCGCTCCTCCGGTCATCGCGTCCACCCGTCGTCCCCAGCGCCCCGTTGCACCGGTCGCAGTCCTGCAAGACGCCGGCGTCGCGCAAGCCGGACACGCAGCGCTTCGACCTCTTCTGA